The following nucleotide sequence is from Alteromonas sp. V450.
CGATAAAGTTCTAGCAAAGACCGATCCAAAAACCGAGAACTTGTGAATATAACATTGATTCGCGAGGCCTAAACGCGTATCTTTGCACCAACAAAATCAGCTTTATAGTACTATGCAATCGCCACTTATTATTGCCATTTCTGGAGCTTCTGGCTCTGGGAAGTCTCTTTTTACAAAAAATTTGTTTAACGGCTTCAGTGCTCAAGGCCGCCCTGTTCAAGTGCTGCGCGAAGATCACTACTACCGTGCGCAAGATCATCTTCCCATGGAACAGCGTGAGAAGAACAACTATGATCACCCCAATGCATTTGAACATGAGCTTTTAAAAGCACACTTACAAGCATTGCGCGATGGTCAGCCCATTGACTATCCACATTACTGCTATAAAACGCATACGCGTTTGCCTGAAACTGAGCGTCTTAATCCTGCGCCAGTCATTATTCTTGAAGGAATAATGCTGCTTGCCCGTACTGATCTACTTCCTTTGTATGACGTGAAGATTTTCATTGATACGCCCCTTGATATTTGTTTGATGCGTAGAATGATGCGCGACCTCAAAGAGCGCGGTCGTAGTATTGAATCTGTGGCAAAACAGTATGAAGAAACGGTTAAGCCTATGTATCATCAATTTATCGAACCAAGCCGCTTCACTGCCGACGTAGTAGTGACGCAAGGTGGCAAAAACCAAATTGCATTAGATGTGATCAAATCACACATTCAGCAAGCGCTTCTTTAAGGGAACATTACTATGGTAAGTTTATTGGGCATTGCAGTCCTTCTGGGTATTGCTTTCGCGTTGTCATCGGCGAAA
It contains:
- the udk gene encoding uridine kinase; translated protein: MQSPLIIAISGASGSGKSLFTKNLFNGFSAQGRPVQVLREDHYYRAQDHLPMEQREKNNYDHPNAFEHELLKAHLQALRDGQPIDYPHYCYKTHTRLPETERLNPAPVIILEGIMLLARTDLLPLYDVKIFIDTPLDICLMRRMMRDLKERGRSIESVAKQYEETVKPMYHQFIEPSRFTADVVVTQGGKNQIALDVIKSHIQQALL